A portion of the Leptospira kanakyensis genome contains these proteins:
- a CDS encoding TPM domain-containing protein, protein MKKIISLSLILIILSCSETVKNDIKIKNNVDDRVNILSDDYIKKTGQKLSDFEKKTSVQIVVLFIDSIGKNDLDTFVNEIANSNGIGQKHVNNGILIFLSKDDKKIRINVGCGLEWIISDKIAGSIIQEMIPYLKNGNFEDAIDLAINKITTLSESVSWKISKKSLNKLNNSDINSIFQFEGKKIKEEPVENLEYDNQSNEFITVKTKEGISLNLLITFYRYYSYFINEKKDVIITARLTKVTPVTFQLLGVER, encoded by the coding sequence ATGAAAAAAATAATATCCCTAAGTTTAATTCTAATAATACTTTCCTGTTCGGAAACTGTTAAAAACGATATTAAGATCAAGAATAATGTAGATGATAGGGTAAATATACTATCCGATGATTACATTAAAAAAACAGGTCAGAAATTATCTGATTTTGAAAAGAAAACATCCGTTCAAATAGTTGTTTTGTTTATTGATTCAATTGGAAAAAATGATTTAGATACTTTTGTCAATGAAATTGCTAATTCTAATGGAATTGGCCAAAAACACGTAAATAACGGGATTCTTATTTTCTTATCAAAGGATGACAAAAAAATAAGAATCAATGTCGGGTGTGGATTAGAATGGATAATCAGCGATAAAATTGCCGGTAGCATTATTCAAGAAATGATTCCCTACTTAAAAAATGGAAACTTTGAAGACGCTATCGACCTCGCCATTAACAAAATCACTACATTGTCTGAATCTGTTTCTTGGAAAATTTCAAAAAAATCTCTAAACAAATTAAACAATTCTGATATAAATTCGATTTTCCAGTTTGAAGGTAAAAAAATCAAAGAAGAACCAGTAGAGAATTTGGAATATGATAATCAAAGTAACGAATTTATTACTGTAAAAACTAAAGAGGGAATTTCTTTAAACTTACTCATAACTTTTTATCGTTATTACTCATATTTTATAAACGAAAAAAAAGATGTAATTATCACTGCAAGGCTGACAAAAGTCACTCCTGTAACTTTTCAATTACTAGGAGTTGAGCGGTGA
- a CDS encoding SH3 domain-containing protein codes for MKKTLMITILLVSSLNCKKNQTTEIKEKLLDFPPKEMLIHANGGLRLRETPNINGTILIVIPNGSTIKTYGIVSQDETHDGKTGKWTRVKYLHYSGFVFSGFLTEKLDPKDFQTDIDILNQIENTLGFKINSKYQISLDSRDKNKYVTNFEIVKDLHYKEFRAVSITPEINGCEFYGDSNCYNLIFKNNSLIFHDINSNSIGMLQDLKDEKFIFLIEAGCGAGCDYSYNSTSHEFNTESEKFFKIENYTSITECVKEIDMFTEDCIKCSKDFKYSNYSKITTQEIDLNRNVIKTDVKEILDKK; via the coding sequence ATGAAAAAAACATTAATGATAACAATTTTATTGGTTTCGTCTTTAAACTGTAAGAAAAATCAAACTACTGAAATAAAAGAAAAACTTTTAGATTTTCCACCTAAGGAAATGCTTATTCATGCCAATGGAGGCTTAAGACTCCGTGAAACACCAAATATAAATGGAACTATTCTTATCGTTATTCCGAATGGATCGACAATCAAAACCTATGGAATTGTCTCACAAGATGAAACTCATGACGGGAAAACAGGTAAATGGACTCGTGTTAAATATCTTCATTATTCTGGATTTGTATTTTCAGGATTTCTTACAGAAAAGTTAGATCCAAAAGATTTTCAAACAGATATTGATATTTTGAATCAAATCGAAAATACACTTGGATTCAAAATTAATTCAAAATATCAAATTTCTTTAGATTCTAGAGATAAAAATAAATATGTGACAAACTTCGAAATAGTAAAGGATTTACATTACAAAGAATTTAGAGCTGTATCAATTACTCCTGAGATAAATGGATGTGAATTCTATGGTGATTCAAATTGTTATAATCTAATTTTTAAAAACAATTCGTTGATTTTTCATGATATAAACTCAAATTCAATTGGGATGCTCCAAGATTTAAAAGATGAAAAATTTATTTTCTTAATAGAAGCAGGTTGTGGTGCGGGCTGCGACTACTCCTATAATTCAACTAGTCATGAGTTTAATACAGAAAGTGAAAAATTCTTTAAAATTGAGAATTACACATCCATTACTGAATGTGTAAAGGAAATCGATATGTTTACAGAAGACTGCATCAAATGCTCAAAAGATTTCAAATATTCGAATTACTCAAAAATTACTACACAAGAAATTGATCTAAACCGAAATGTAATAAAAACCGATGTAAAGGAAATATTGGATAAAAAATAG
- a CDS encoding L,D-transpeptidase family protein, with protein MGTKLIFITLLSNLLLVANLYSESKPTIYVYKSEKILKVVKEDKIILEIPISLGFEPKGHKLEEGDGKTPEGTYIIDYQIPEWDYYKALHISYPTKDQVEAAKKINKNPGSGILIHGMKYYWNWFGHLHTYLNWTHGCIAVNNEEMDILFKIIPNGSKIVIEP; from the coding sequence GTGGGAACAAAACTAATTTTTATAACACTACTGAGTAACCTTTTACTTGTCGCGAATTTGTATTCGGAATCCAAACCAACAATTTATGTATATAAATCAGAAAAAATACTTAAGGTTGTAAAAGAAGATAAAATAATACTTGAAATCCCAATTTCTCTAGGATTTGAACCAAAAGGTCATAAATTAGAAGAAGGTGATGGTAAAACTCCTGAAGGAACATATATTATTGATTATCAAATTCCTGAATGGGATTACTATAAAGCATTACATATTTCTTATCCTACTAAGGATCAAGTGGAAGCTGCCAAAAAAATAAATAAAAACCCTGGCAGCGGAATACTCATTCATGGAATGAAATACTATTGGAATTGGTTTGGACACCTACATACCTACTTAAACTGGACTCATGGATGTATTGCAGTTAACAATGAGGAAATGGATATTCTATTTAAAATTATTCCAAACGGATCCAAAATAGTCATTGAACCTTAA